TCATCCTGCAAAAGAAATCCTACATGCTCATCCGATGGCTCGATCAATGCTTCTTTTCCCGATTTGCCGTCGATGCGCGTCATCCGGAAACTGTGCAGATGATCACCGTCCCAATCGAACGCCGCCTGCAGCACGTGGTGAAAATTTGCAAAACTCATCCGGCTGTCTACCAAGAGCCGGCGCCACACCGGCGGACTCGTCCGCATCAGCTTCACTTTGAACTGCAGAATCCGACCGGTGTTACCATCATCTGGCTTATTGCCCTTCCTGCCACTCTCACCCTGTTCAAGTTTCACTTCGTCGGATCCATCCTCTGCATCACCGATAAAATCGATAGCGATGTCCCGGTACTTCAGCATGGTCGCCACGGAAACACCGAACTCAGCAGCCAATTCCTTCTGCGTAAGCCCTTTCGGTACAACACCAATTTCCGTTGCCGCCTGTACGATTCCCGCGGCAACCGCTTCCGGCTTCCGGGCATTCAATTCCATCCTCCGCAACAATTCCTCTGTGAATTCAGCCAGCCCCAATGCGCCCGGGTGTACCGCCAGATAGCGTTCCACGGCCCCGAGCACTTTCTGCTCGAACGGCGGCAGTGCCGCTTCGTTCTCTTCATCGTTCAACCGGACGAGCAGTTTCAGGAGTCCCAGCAAATCCCCGGACGGCATGTATTCCTTCAATTGCCGGATGAAATGCGGCGGCGTATCCCTTTTCAAATACATCGTTCCGTATGTGAAGGTGATGGCGTCGTCTCCCATTACCGGGTAAGGGAAAGCAACACCGAGGAACCATTGTCCGACATGGTCCGGATCTTCCTGGACCGCTTTGTAGAATCGCCCGTCCACTTCATCTTTCACAATCAGCCGGCCATCCTCCACCCGTTCCGCCTTCGCCAGCAGAAGAAACGGACGCCGCCATGCCTCAAGCGTTTCCGCGACCTTCCCTCCCGGATGCTTCCTGAGCTGTTTATCAAGAAAAGCCCGCCAGTCCGCCGGGTGCTCCAGGAACATATACGTATCGTACGCCGCCTGCTCGATGAACTCATCCGGAAACACGCCCCGCAGTTCATCGAGCCACTTACTGATCCTTCCCTCAATCCAGATGATCGTTTCTGGTGTAAGCCCTTTCGACTGGAACTCCTCATTTATGGCGAGAAGTTCCGTCTCGATCATCCTCGACGTTCCAGCAGCCTGTTCTTTTCCACAACATTTTTTGAACTTCTTCCCGCTGCCGCATGGACACGGCTCATTCCGCCCTGGCATGGCCATCCGCCTCCCTTTCAGTTAAATGTGTATCGTCTGTCTTCTTCCTTATATCTGCGCTTCACCAACAATCGCCCATTTTCCACGGTATTTTTCCACCAAGTCGATCTTTTCGTTCCAATACGGCACATACAGCCGGTCCGCTTCCGGCAACGTGAAAAACCGCCGGTGCTGCTCGGCCGTTAAATAATACGCCGGCAACTCCTTTACGCCCGACCGCCGCGCCTTCGCCACCCGGTGATTGCCATCGATCAGTCGGAACACTTCCGGCCGCATCCGGACCATGATGACCGGCTTCGACAAATCCGCCTTCGGAATAAAATCTGCGTCCAGACTGTCAGAATCCGCCCCCGGTTCAGGCGGGCCGATTTGCACGACGGACAGCTGCACTTGTTCAAGGTTGGCTTCAATCCAGGCTGTCGCTGTCGTGATGTTCCACCTGAACGGATAGCCGCCCAGCACCTCGTCTCCCTCAACCGGTGTACATGGAATAAATTCCGGATTCTCTATTAATCTGCTCATTTCCGTCCCTCGATTCTTCAGTCTTTATTATAAAAATACCATATTGAATCAGGCCTGTAAGTGGTCCTTCCCTGGGTTCGGTTCAATTATATCTATTTCAACATTTCAATAACTATACAAAAGCCGTCCTTAAAACCAGTTGATTTCACTAAGGGTGACTTCATCTGGATACAATTGTCGGGAATAAACTGAGTTGTTTCTGTCCCAGGGATGCAATTTATTTTCCAATAAAAGTACGAAAGCCACCCTCGGAATCGGTTGAATTCACTGAGGGTGGCTTCTTTTCTATTTTATGCAATTGCCGTAAATAAACAAAGAGTCTCTGTCACAGGGACATGATTCAATCCACTTTTTTATAGCTGATGTGGTCTTTCTCTAACATGAATTTAGCTACGTTTATGACCGGCATCGTCAATGAAGGAAACTCATTTGAACGAGAAGTAATATCCGAGATTAAGGATCGAACATAAGGAAAGAGGATGGCAACAGCATTAGTTGTTAAATAATTCTCAAAAGGAATGCCATTACTTTCTTTTTCTTGGTATTCAAAAAAACCTACTACTTCTATGTGTACAAAAAACGGGGCATCCACCTCTTCCAAGCTTCCTATTTTGCCGACCAGTCTTACTTCAGCACGTTCATTCATTTCAATAATTTCACATGAAAAATCTGGAGAGATGTTTATCTTTTTACTTTCAGTATCAAATTTAAAATTTTTTTCATATGAAAACTTTGGTACGATATAATCTTCAAAAACAATACCTGTCATTATATTTCCACTCCTACTGTTGCTTCATCAGTTACTGTATAGTCTCTACGGAGAGTATTGTAAGTATAAGAGCCTTCTGTTGTATATTTGCTCTCATGAACGGATATATTTTGCTTATTAAAAGAATGTTCAACTTTGATTTCTATATTAGCAATAGAGTTAGAAGATAAATTATTTATATTATAAATTTGCCTTTTACTCTTGTTAGTAAGATAACTTGATTCTGGCACAATCTCCTTGTTGATCAAAATAGACATATTTAACCCTTGCGCAATTTTAGATAAAGTATCTACAGAAGGACTCGTTAAACCGGCTTCAATTCTTCCGATTGTCGACTTTGGCACGCCTATTTTATGAGCTAATTTTTCTTGAGAGAGAGAAAGCGCTTTTCTTTTAGTTTTAATTTGCGCAGCCACATTCCCTTCCTCTCTCAATTGATTGACACGGTCCTCGCCTAAAATTTGCTTTGCTCTTTCTAAATAATTATTCATCGAATCTTCTCCTTACTTGATATGATAAAAGACTAACGCAACTTGCTTTTCTTCAAATTTTAAAGCTTTCTAATTGTAGTAGTTAATTCAAAACTCAAATGTTTCACTGCTTCGTCACAAGCAATCCAGACAAGGTACCTCGTCCAAATTGCTTGTTTGGATTTCGCAGTTTTTATTTTACTGTTCAGAATCGAAGCAGTGGTGACCATAGCCTAATAGATGCTTGGGTGTTCCTGTAAATAAAGTTCATATACCGTTTCTGCTGGTTCAATATCCGACCTTCTTATGTCTCCATTATACTGCTTATCAAAAACGTGCAGTAGGAGAACTGTATGAAAGTCATGAATCACATAAATGACGCGAAAGTTGCCAATCGAAAAATCTTCCATTCCCCATCGATATAACTTTGCATGATATTCTTCACTCACGTTACGCTCAAGACGTTTGATAGAGGGAGGTAATTCATCCTCACTCACATCTTCATCTTGTTCGGGATAAGGATTTATAGAAATGATTTCTCTTTGCCTAATGTACACCTCTAAAAGCAGAGTCCATTTTCCTTGTCTGCCAGTTATCTTTTCCTGTTCCGCCATTTGAAATATTCTTTCTTCAAAAAGCAGCAAATTGCCTAATTCTTCAACTCTATACTTCTTCACAGCCCCAGTTCCTTTGTTAATTGATATCCCAATGATAGCAAATATGCTATCAAAATTCAAAGATTGTATTAATTCTTTCAGTTTTTTGTTATAGTGCTCTTCCCTTTGCTACGTTTAATGACGGCGCTTCTCTTTTCCAATAAAAGTACGAAAGCCACCCTCGAAATCGGTTGATTTCACTGAGGGTGGCTTCTTTTCTATGCAATGGCCTTGAATAAATTGAAGAGTTACTGTTCCAAGGATGCAAATTAAAGAATTGTTTCGACAACTACTCCCCCTTCCCGTACACTGAAATAGCGGTCAAGTAAATTCAGAAAGAAGGGATGGCTATCGCAAATTATGTATACAGTGTCGGGATGACCGGTTTGAAAGGCCAGGTCATCAAAGTGGAGGCGACGGTTCGCGATGACAAGGAACAATGTGTGATAATCGGGCTTCCGGATGCCTCGATCAAAGAGTCGAAAGAGCGGATCCTGAACTGCCTGCACGCGCTGAATGAAGATATCGACATGAAGAAGATCACGATTCACTTATCACCCGCGGATATCCGGAAACAAGGCACATCGTATGATGCCGCGATGCTGCTGGCCGTCCTGCAAGCCATGACAAAAAAACCGGTCGTCATCCCCGAGACGACATGTGTCATCGCCGCGCTGACACTCGGCGGTCAGCTGACCACATTCCACAGCATGATTCCGACGATCCATCAGGCGATCCTGCTCGGTTTCAAGAAGATTTACATCCCACCGATTGATATTTCCCTGTTTGCGAAAGCTGCGGATAGCGAGTTGATCCGCATGCCGGACATGCCCACACTGCTTGCCCATCTGGAAGGCAAGCCCTCCCTGTTTACAGACGACTTCACCCTTTTACCACCTGAACCGATTCCCGAAGAAACGGACAACGTTCCCCATGTCTGTTTTTCAGCCATCCGCGGACATGCGGAAGCGAAACGGGCACTCACGCTTGCGGCGGCGGGTGGCCATCACGTGCTCATGACCGGTCCGCCGGGCTGCGGCAAAAGTCTGCTCGCCAATGCGTTCCATACCATCCTGCCCGATATGACCCATGAGGAACTGCTGGAAGTATACAGCATCTACCAGCTCGCCAAGCAAGCGCGCAGTCTGTCGGAACGGCCACCATTCCGCAGTCCGCATCATTCGTCGTCCGAAGGGGCAATCATCGGCGGCGGTCGGCACCCGAAACCCGGCGAACTGTCACTTGCGCATCGCGGCGTTTTGTTCCTCGATGAACTCGGCCATTTTCCGCGCCGGGTCATCGATACGCTGCGTCAGCCGCTCGAATCCGGCTTCGCGGTCATCAACCGGGTGGAAGGCTCCGATCAATTCCCGGCTGCCATCAACTTGATTGCCGCGACGAACCCCTGTCCGTGCGGCTATTACGGATCCAATGAACGCTACTGCACATGCAGCGATAAAGTCCGGCTGAAATACATGCAAAAGATTACTGGGCCGATCATCGACCGGATGGATTTCGTGTTGAGCATGAAAAGCCAAAGCGTCCTGGCCCAATCTACCGCCGAAACGTCTGAAGCGATACGGCGGGAACGGGTAACGGTTGCCCGTGACCGCCAACGGACGCGCTACGGGATGAACACGACGAATGCAATTGTTCCGGTGAAACTGTTCGAAGAGCGGGCCGGCTTCACCGAGATGCAGCGGAAGAAAGTTGCTGACATCTCCTTTCAGGAAAAACTGAGCAGCCGGGCTTCACTGAAAATCATGCGGCTCGCCCGGACGATTGCGGATCTGGAAGGAACGGAATGGGTGACCGACCCGGCAATCGAGGAAGCACTGCAGTGGAAGCTCCAAGCCGGACGCGTCCACGGCGCGCTGATACGGTAAACGGAATGACAAAGAAACGGACATTCAATCCGAATTCCTATTACCATGTCATCATGCGCGGCAATAACCGGCAATCGATTTTTCGGACAAAAGAAGACATGTTCGAACTGCGCCGGGCTTTTCTCCATGTGCACCAGCGCCATCCGTTCACGATGCTCGCTTTCTGTTTCATGACGAACCATTATCATGTGCTGATCAAGCCGCAGGCCGAATCGTCGCTCAGTAAAATTATGGGGCTCGTCAACCGGCGCTACAGCGATTCCTATGCGAAGCGGTACAACCACATCGGGCAGATCTACCAGAAGCGCTATTTTGCAAAAGAAGTCGACTCACGCCTTGGCCTGCTTGCCGTGAGCAGCTATATCCACCGGAACCCCATTGAAACGAAGGTGCCGATGGTGGAACACTTGAGGGATTACCCGTACAGTTCCTTTCCGCTGTACTGGGACGAGGTAAAGCCCGCTCCCCCGTTTCTCGACCGGGAGCTATTGAAGAATTTGCTGCCGCCGCCTTTTGAGAAAACGAATGCCGCCTATTGCCGGTACTGCCTGACTTACAGGCAAACAGCAGAGGAAGATCCTCACGAAGAAGAGATGGAGCCGCCGGTGATGTGATCACCTGGCGGTTTTCTTCTAGGAAAATCCGGCTCAATGCCTTGCTTTCCAAAATCCGTATTTTATTTTGTGTTAGCACTTAATCTTAGTATCAGAGACAGAATTAGCTTTTTGCCATAGAGACAGCCTACCGTTATAATAGTTATAACAATAAGAGTATGTTCTAATTTATGAGCACCAACAATTAAGGAGGATTTAGCGATGGCGGCAACTGAAAGACGCATCACCAAGATCGGCAACTCGTTGGGATTAACCTTACCGAATGAGGCGTTGAAAGCATTGAATATCAACAAAGGCGATGAAGTTCAAGTTGAACTGGTCGGCAATCAAATCATCATCAAGAAAACACCGGAGATGATTCCGTTACCCGAAGGCGTGCCCGCTGATTTTTTCAACGTACTCGAAGAAGAAATGGAAGCTCACCGTGAAGCATTAAAGGGACTCGTTAACCGGTGACTCTGTTCTTCCTTACAGTAGAAATGGCGATCCTCATCAATCAAAAGGTGATATTGGAACATTCCGCAGATGAACAGACGGGTGTGAAAGATCATGCCTTACTCGATTCCGCATTAAAAAGACCGCAACAGTCAGTATTCGGTGAAGATGCTTATCCTACATTACACCTTAAGGCCGCAGCTTTATTGGAATCCCTTGCACAGAACCATGCGTTCCACAACGCTAATAAACGGACAGCATTGGTGTGTACGGCGGTCTTCTACCGTTATAATGGCTGCAGCCTGCGTTTCCCTTCTTCTAAGACCGAAGAAGATTTCGTGGTCGATGTCGTGAACCATCGCTACACGTTGGAGGAAGTGGCTGATATTCTAAAAGCGAACAGCACAGAGAATCAGATATTCTAAGCTGTCCCTGTATCAGGTGCAATTATGGCTATTTCTCTTTTTCAATAAAAATACAGAAGCCTTCCTCGAGATCACTTGATTTCACTGAGGATGACTACTTTTTCATGCAATTGTCGTGAATAAACTGAATTGTTCCTGTCCCAGGGATGCGATTTCAACCGGCGCTACAGTGATTCCTATGCGAAACGATACAACCACATCGGGCAGATCTACCAGAAGCGCTTTTTTGCGAAAGAAGTCGACTCGCGCCTTGGTTTGCTCGCCGTGAGCAGCTACATCCACCGGAACCCCATCGAAACGAAGGTACCGATGGTGGCCCACTGATTATCCGTACAGTTCCTTCCCGCTGTATTGGGAGGCGGACAAACCCGCTCCCCCGTTTCTCGACCGGGAGCTGTTGAAGAATTTGCTGCCGCCGCCTTTTGAGAAAACGAATGCCGCGTATTGTCAGTACTGCCTGACCTACAAGCAGGAAGCAGCGGAAGATCCGCACGAAGAAGAAATGGAGCCGCCGGTGATGTGATTACCCGGCGGCTCGTTTCATTGCTCTCTTCTGGCCCTCATTTTCTCCCTGTTATTGTTGTGAGTAAACTGAATAGTGCCTGTCACAGGGACGTGTCTAGGTTTTTAATGCAGAAAACATGGGAAAAGAATCAGTATTAACTTCTGATAACCACTCATGCTGTATTTTCTTCGGTTAATAGCTGAAGAAGATCTTATGGGAGGTAATTATTATGAGCAAAGTTCAGAATGTTAAAAATATAATCGGTTACCTTTAGATAGCGGGATTTCCACTGACAAAAGAACAGGTGAACCACTTGCTGTTAGATAAGAAGCTTCCACATATCCGTTATGGTTATGTCATCTTGATTTTTGAAGAACACATCGATTGGTGGATATACCAGCAAAAACGAAAAGAAGTTCAGAAATAGCCTTGCGACAGCGGGGCTATTTCTATAGAACAAAAATCCCCGGTGTGGAGTTCACTCTTTTGTTTTCCGGCCAATGTCAATTCATTGATTTCAATCAACTAGGAGGAATAGTGACATGAAAATTAGCGTATTAAACATCACTTTGTTGGCGACATTGACGCTGGCTGGCTGCGGGGAAGAAGCGGAACCGGTCGAAGAACCACCAGTCGAGGCTGAACCGGCCGTGGAAGAATCAGCTGCGGAAGAACCCACTGAAGAAGAACCGGCTG
Above is a genomic segment from Planococcus lenghuensis containing:
- a CDS encoding ParB N-terminal domain-containing protein, which gives rise to MSRLIENPEFIPCTPVEGDEVLGGYPFRWNITTATAWIEANLEQVQLSVVQIGPPEPGADSDSLDADFIPKADLSKPVIMVRMRPEVFRLIDGNHRVAKARRSGVKELPAYYLTAEQHRRFFTLPEADRLYVPYWNEKIDLVEKYRGKWAIVGEAQI
- a CDS encoding protein-export chaperone SecB, encoding MTGIVFEDYIVPKFSYEKNFKFDTESKKINISPDFSCEIIEMNERAEVRLVGKIGSLEEVDAPFFVHIEVVGFFEYQEKESNGIPFENYLTTNAVAILFPYVRSLISDITSRSNEFPSLTMPVINVAKFMLEKDHISYKKVD
- a CDS encoding helix-turn-helix domain-containing protein, producing the protein MNNYLERAKQILGEDRVNQLREEGNVAAQIKTKRKALSLSQEKLAHKIGVPKSTIGRIEAGLTSPSVDTLSKIAQGLNMSILINKEIVPESSYLTNKSKRQIYNINNLSSNSIANIEIKVEHSFNKQNISVHESKYTTEGSYTYNTLRRDYTVTDEATVGVEI
- a CDS encoding YifB family Mg chelatase-like AAA ATPase, translated to MAIANYVYSVGMTGLKGQVIKVEATVRDDKEQCVIIGLPDASIKESKERILNCLHALNEDIDMKKITIHLSPADIRKQGTSYDAAMLLAVLQAMTKKPVVIPETTCVIAALTLGGQLTTFHSMIPTIHQAILLGFKKIYIPPIDISLFAKAADSELIRMPDMPTLLAHLEGKPSLFTDDFTLLPPEPIPEETDNVPHVCFSAIRGHAEAKRALTLAAAGGHHVLMTGPPGCGKSLLANAFHTILPDMTHEELLEVYSIYQLAKQARSLSERPPFRSPHHSSSEGAIIGGGRHPKPGELSLAHRGVLFLDELGHFPRRVIDTLRQPLESGFAVINRVEGSDQFPAAINLIAATNPCPCGYYGSNERYCTCSDKVRLKYMQKITGPIIDRMDFVLSMKSQSVLAQSTAETSEAIRRERVTVARDRQRTRYGMNTTNAIVPVKLFEERAGFTEMQRKKVADISFQEKLSSRASLKIMRLARTIADLEGTEWVTDPAIEEALQWKLQAGRVHGALIR
- a CDS encoding REP-associated tyrosine transposase, translating into MEAPSRTRPRRADTVNGMTKKRTFNPNSYYHVIMRGNNRQSIFRTKEDMFELRRAFLHVHQRHPFTMLAFCFMTNHYHVLIKPQAESSLSKIMGLVNRRYSDSYAKRYNHIGQIYQKRYFAKEVDSRLGLLAVSSYIHRNPIETKVPMVEHLRDYPYSSFPLYWDEVKPAPPFLDRELLKNLLPPPFEKTNAAYCRYCLTYRQTAEEDPHEEEMEPPVM
- a CDS encoding AbrB/MazE/SpoVT family DNA-binding domain-containing protein, whose translation is MAATERRITKIGNSLGLTLPNEALKALNINKGDEVQVELVGNQIIIKKTPEMIPLPEGVPADFFNVLEEEMEAHREALKGLVNR
- a CDS encoding type II toxin-antitoxin system death-on-curing family toxin yields the protein MTLFFLTVEMAILINQKVILEHSADEQTGVKDHALLDSALKRPQQSVFGEDAYPTLHLKAAALLESLAQNHAFHNANKRTALVCTAVFYRYNGCSLRFPSSKTEEDFVVDVVNHRYTLEEVADILKANSTENQIF